TCAATACTTTCTAGTCCTTGATTTTTAACGCTTTTGGCTACGTTGACACCCAAACTGTAACTTACTTTTTCCATTTCTGTGTTTAAATTTTGTGCATTAATGCTAGTTATTCCCATTATTAAAATGAGGGGTAAAAACAATTTTTTCATCTCAGTTAAATTTTATGAACGGCAAATATACTTTAAATCTATTTATTAAAGTTTTATTGTGAGAGGTTTTGTATCTTTATCCCTTATTGAAAAATGGAATTTAAAACAACAGACATAGAAGGATTAGTCATCATAGAACCTAGGGTTTTTAGTGATGAAAGAGGCTATTTTTATGAAAGCTACAACAAAGCTGCGTTTAATAAAAAGGGACTAGACCTAACATTTATTCAAGACAATCAATCCCTATCTCAAAAAGGAGTACTAAGAGGCTTACACTTTCAAGCACCTCCCTTTGAACAAGGTAAATTGGTACGTGTTATTCAAGGCAGTGTACTAGACGTTGCTGTTGACATACGCCCACACTCTCCTACTTATGGTAAACACCAAAGTATAATACTTAGTGGGGAAAACAAAACACAGTTTTGGATACCACCAGGATTTGCACACGGCTTTGTTACGCTAGAAGATAATACCATATTTTGTTACAAATGCACTGGCCCCTATTCCAAAGAATCTGAAGGAGCTATATTGTGGAATGACTCACAATTGAACATCAATTGGGGTATTGACAATCCAATAGTATCAGAAAAAGACCAAGAAGCCGAATTATTTAAATATTTCAAAAGCCCTTTTTAAATGAAAAAACACATTCCTTATCTCGCCACTGTTTTTGTTTTATTTTCAATAGTTTTCATCTTTAGCTTCTCATCAAAAG
This genomic interval from Flavobacteriales bacterium contains the following:
- the rfbC gene encoding dTDP-4-dehydrorhamnose 3,5-epimerase; this encodes MEFKTTDIEGLVIIEPRVFSDERGYFYESYNKAAFNKKGLDLTFIQDNQSLSQKGVLRGLHFQAPPFEQGKLVRVIQGSVLDVAVDIRPHSPTYGKHQSIILSGENKTQFWIPPGFAHGFVTLEDNTIFCYKCTGPYSKESEGAILWNDSQLNINWGIDNPIVSEKDQEAELFKYFKSPF